The DNA sequence CAGACTATGGTCCTATCTTGAGTTTTCCATATGAAAAGAGGTCTTTGGGACATTGGTCTTATCCCCCACCTTTGGAGTCTCTTGAAAACATCTTCCATACCACAGGATTTACATTATTTTCTGTTAAATTCTGTGTGCAttcttttgaatttgaattgtcaAAGTGTATGTTAATTGTTTTAGTCCATGTTTTCTTGTCTGTGAAAACACTTCCTATGACGATGAATAAGATAAGGAAACACGTCAAAACACAGTGTAACTGCTCAGGACATAATTGGATCAGACATATAATTTGATGTGATATATTGGTTTTCTAAAGTAGGCTGCTTTTTAAGAATAAACATAAGGATACAGTAATATTGaattgatctgattttttttttgttatcgaAAAACATTGCTTATAAttgtgttatttaaaaaaagtgattaaatTGAAGTGTAGCAGGATTGTAATTGGCTTGAACTGAACTATATTTTATTGGACTTGCACTTTCTCTGTAAAGTGCCCCGAGATTACACTTGTTGTGAAATgaagatatataaataaactgaacTGTACTGAATTGAATGTGTGAAGAGAGTGTTTTATGAAAAAAGGTTTCTTAtccaataaaacacacacacacaaacaaataactGCTTTTTGATTGCATCGCagggacaaataaagtttgattgattgattaatgcACATAAAATACTATAGCTAATTTTCCTGGCTGGTACTGTGAATTTAGGCAAAGTTACATCTAAAAGCTACATACATAGGATCACGTACGTGTGTTTGTGAGAATACTTGTAGATTTTAAATCCTGACTAATAGGCCTACGTCCTTAAAGAACAACTGAAATCCGATTGCACtgaatttatctatttatctactGACATAGTTACTTACTTAAAATGTTTATCTGTTATTGATATGGTAGTGTTATTTGTtgcttttaacttttttatttaaagcttTAAAACATCCAACATCCTGAGAGCAGTTCGACTCCTGAAGTGTTCGCCAAACGGACTAGGAACGGATCGTTACTTTGGCCGCGCTTTCACCCGAGCAATTGATTTTGAGACACCGCGCTGTCAAAAGCAGGAAGTACAGAATGTGAAGTAAAATGCGAGCTGCTTGTCTTTTCATTGATCTCTTTTCCACATCTTTCATCTTTAATTACACGTCCTGTTCCAACGAGCACCCGTTGTTGTGTGCACACTGTGTAAGGTGAGTGTCGGTGTCACTTTCCTCTGAGCTCAGAGTTAGCGGAGCCGCTAGCAGCTAGCAGGGACTTGTCCCGGCTTTTCCTGATGAATAACGTCAGTCAATACTACAAAACTAACGTTACAAGAgtcttttatttaattaaacatttttaagaggTTTCTAAGAGTCCGTTGAAGTGTGAAAAGACCTCAAGGGGGTTTTCTGATTTAGAGCCGCGTATCTGCAACATCAACAAACTTAATGTATATGAAAAtataagaaaatgttttatttaaaataccGAGGTTCAAGTGAATCTACTTCTGTGAATTTATCAACTTGCTGGAAAGACTAAACTTTCAAACATTCTGCGTCTGCGTGATTGATCAAATATAATCTGATTTTGATCTTCATTGAAGGCAGTAGATTAGAAAcaattatattataattataatagttATTATGTTACAGACTCATTGGACAAGTTATCTGTGATAGGGAAAAGGAAACCAAAAGTTGACTTTTACTCTGAACACTATTCTGTGGGAATCATTGTTTTTTGTGAGTGCTGTCCTTTTGGCTATAATGCATTTAACACTAATAACTGTTCATCTGGAGTTATTTTAAGTGAGGAAATTTGAATGTATAAAACCATTGCTGTCACATCATACTGCtctgtcatttatttctttGACCGGGCATTTCATCAGGATTTTTTGACCTTAGTAACAGATTGTATTCACTTGTCACAGAGTGGTGGAACTTTTCTTGGTTTAGTTTGCAATATATGCCCTGTGTTGTGTCacagtagggctgtgcgattaatcgattttaaatctaaatcggatttattaatcacaatcgatgttaaaaaaaggaaaatcgattttccttttttgcagctggctgcattacagacagagcttgtctagtcatctttgtttggtcaagaaaattgtaaatgttgtcactttactaaactcaaggaggatttacagtattgcacttcattcccagtagggacatttgtttgctatttttctttaaaaataaagacaaaatatttgaaacaatttattccattgtgttttgtagttttaccaaaaaaatcgaaatcaaaatcgaaaatcgggttttcagagaaaaaaatctgaatttttttttttgtccaaaatcgcccagccctatgtcaCAGTATAATGCATTGTGACTTTTTGGTAATTCTTCATCCTGCTGATCCATGCTGCAGCTAACTCCTAGTATATACAGTACAAGTGTAGTTTGATTAaactattttttaattaaaaaagccTGAGCACACTAGTTATTATTTGTAAGTGAAATGTTTAAGTGATTTGATATATGTAAGGCTTCCACACATATCATGCTCTAGTGATGCCTCTtgttataaatgtgttacaGTATATATAAAAGGCATGCAAAGTCTCTGAACTGTTAGTCTTATCCTCTCACTTTAGACTGGTTGGTGTGAACTGTGATTTCATCACAATGACCTTAAAACTTAGACTATAAGCATTAGAGAGCTGTATTAGTCTACAAAAGGCCTAATACACATCTATAAGAGCTAAGGTTTTCATCAGGCTGTaagcatcacacacacacacacaagtaccATCTGCAATCCTAAAataggtaaaaagaaaaaaagaaaggaaacacctGCTGAAACCTTTACAACTACATACAAATTATTGTTCACAATATAATTAagtaaatgcaataaaaaattATAGATGTCACACAtctcaagtaaaaaaaatattgttttggATGAAGGACTTCAAAGAAAAGTGGAGCTTATTGTCAGAAATACACTATTCTGATttctaagataaaaaaaaagctagAAGAATCTTAAAGTAATACTACTTCCAGACAGAAAGTGAAAGCTGATAATGTATGATCAGGGGGTGTTTTACTGAATGCATCCGAAACATTAAACCTGGTGCAGCCCCTGCACCATTATGCACAGTAATACTTAAAAGTTTGTTAAATGAAACAAAGCAGATGCTTAAGCGTGTTGttacacattttgcacatcttATGTTTGTGTTCTGAAGTATCCTGTTCCGTATAAATGCGGGAGAATAGtggcaagcattatttttaaaataatttaaagaaCTCATTGACTGGTAAaattttctttttccctcttttttccaaaCAGTAAATGGGTTTTTGTTTGAAAGCAGTCTAAAATCAGCATTGTAGTGTAAAAGTGCTTTACTCCCACGAGGTCTAGATGCCTTCCAGTCACTAAATGAACACTGAATTCAAACTTCTCAAGAAGCTTCAGATGGGGACATCAGATCTGCAGGACAACTAAAGTGTTTTAAACTTCTCACAGCTCTAAGAGTTGGGGTTGGATGTGTGGGCTGTACTTACATTATTGGTTTAGAGGTATTAAGCCCTCTGACATTATAACTTTTGAGGTCTAAAATGTGTGGAACCACTAGTCacaagtttgattgtttctagttgctgtttttttctctgctGTATTACATGGTTGTTATGTGTGATTATGCTTGTCCACATCCTGCAGGCACACGGCATGCTAACCAAATTGTTACTTGAACAAAGGAAGTCCAGACACAAGTTACACTAATGCTCATGATAAGGTAAAGATAATTTGGTTGACATTGATGTAACCTGAATTAAATCTTTAGTGTTAATCTGTTTATCAACTTTAACATTGTGTCTGTTTCAGTCCCAAAATGGCATCAGGAATGCAAGAGAAACAGTATACACCATCTCTGCTCAATTTTTTCATTTATAATCCGACATTCGGTCCACGAGAAGGAGAGGTGAGCTTGACTTCATGTGACAGATGTTTTATGTACTTAAATCCACAAGTtctttcaacttattttaaaaaaaaaatatcacacatCAGTTGGTCTAATGCAATGTTCTTTTCTTcaggaagagaagaaaattTTGTTTTACCACCCAAGTGAAGTTGAGAAGAATGAGAAGATCCGAAATGTGGGGCTTTGTGAAGCCATTGTACAATTCACTAGGTACAACACAGCAGCACGGTGCTTATTTAGCCTGTTGGCATGAATTTAGTGGATGACTTTCTTGGATAGTGTGAGAGCAATGAGTGTCAATGTTGCAAAAAAGAGTGACTCGAGGTTGACTGATGCATATTTAATGTAGATGAAAGCACAAAATGACAAGCTGATCATCTAGTTGTGTCCTCTTTTCCTTACaccacttcttcttctttttgttttaggACATTCTGTCCAACAAAACCAGCTAAGTCCCTACACACACAGAAGAACCGGCAGTTTTTCTTTGAAGCTGAGGAAAATTTCTGGATAGTCATGGTACATCACACTTACACTGTTTACTTTTGTTAATGCTCGTTTGGTGTGTGATTGAGCTTCTgcgctttcatttttttgtttttgctgttcTTGCTCATGTTCAACAGGTGGTTCGAAATCCAATGATcgaaaaaccaaacaaagatgGTAAACCTCCCACGATAGAGTATCAAGAAGAGGAAATACTGGTAAGGACCGCGAGATACATGTTcatacaccttttttttttcttattatttgatTCCAAAACTCGTATTGTCTTGCAGGATACTGTTTATGGAGCTGTCGTACGGCAGTGCTATAGTATGTACAAGGTGAGTATTTAATTGATTTACATAAATATATCAGGAGCAATGGTTTTGCAACATATATGTTAATACAACTGCATGCTTGTATCCTTACTGCTTTTTTCTGACAAAAAATGCTTGGAAGGTGCTGGAGAGGGCTCCCTGTCAACATCTGATCAAACATATTGCACtgacaacacttttttttttatatatatatttctttctttcaaatatAGCAATACATCCCAGTtaatttagcaaaaaccacCACTATCCATTGGTTTGAATTATATGTGTTAGTCTAGTATTTGATAGAATATTTCCATCAGAAGTGCAAAGTAAAGTATACTTGTGTTTATGTTGTTTATGGATGAACTTCTCTGAAGTTTCAGTGCAAAGAGGTTGTCTTGAATAGGTCGTAAAAAGTGAGATGGTCGAttacctgtatttataaaaaataatgtaGTAGTGACAACACCTGCACCTTTATTGAATGTTCAGTTCATGTTTGGAGTGACTACACAAAAGGGCATCATTCCCAGTTCAGTGCTCTTCTTCTAAGCAGCTAAACGTGACGTCCTCATTGGGAACaattaggggaaaaaaaagaatcaagaaTGAAAAAAACCTTTGATACATAAAATTAAGAAAATGGTATATCCTAAAAAATTGACAGTACCTCACAATACCGCTTAAAGTCATGCTAAAAGATAAATCTTTTAACTTTTCTGTTGTTCTTATATTGTAGCTCTTCAATGGCACTTTTGGAAGAGCGATGGAAGCTGGAGGAGTGGAGCTGCTTATTCAAAAGCTTGAAAAGTTCTTCTACAGGGTAAAAATCTTTGTCTGCTCATCATGCCTTTGTTGCTATGTGGATACgggtttttgtttgtctttatttgTTCATAAGGCTTGGGCTCTTATTGTAATATTTGAGGAAGCGGTACGattactgtatttgtttctctgcAAATACTCATGTCACTCTAGGAAATATTCTAAATATTTGCAGTCATGCCTGAGTTCTTACTAAGGCTGTTGATGGTTCATTGTACTGTCGCTTGGAACAAGACAGCTCCTGCCTTAAACCCCAAtgcaaaagttaaaaaaaaaatcatttctgCTCAAGGAATACCCTCGCTGAGGTAACTCAGGCTTCCCTCTTCACCGTGTAAcctaaatgcagagaaaaagatAAGCAGTGGCGTCTCTTATCAGAGGTTCAATGTCACTCATGCAAGAGTCGGTGCAGAGCATCAGAGTTTCTTATTCCGCTTTCTTTATTGCAGTTGTAAACAAGTACTTGTAGGCAGGTAAACTAACCCCTTTCTCCCTTGCTTCtcttgtgactgtgtgtgtgtgtgtgtgtgtgtgtgtatgtgtgttcatGTTGGGGTTTCCAGTATCTGCAGACTCTCCATTTGCAGTCTTGCGACCTGCTGGATGTCTTCGGAGGCATCAGCTTCTTCCCTCTGGACAAGATGACCTACCTGAAGATCCAGTCTTTTGTTAACAGAGTGGAGGAGAGCCTCAGCCTGATCAAATACACAGCTTTCCTCTATAATGACCAGCTAATCTGGTTTGTTAAATCCGACAGCTCTCACGAGCATAAATAATCTTGTTCACATTCACAGCTATGAAGGATAGTAGATTCCCAGGATTAACTGTGCAAACACATAATTGCATGCTGGATAAATAGAGGTGGCTCTGAACATGACCCTCAATCCTCTTAACGAATTATGTTTTCCCTGGCATGTCACGCTGGCAACCACCTGGCTCCCCTGTGTAAGCAAAGGGCAATATGACATGATTGCTAATGAAATGGCAATCATGTCATATGTGAGCTGTCAGATGTCAGAAAAGATGTCCGAATCATCTGCTTACACTTTTGTCCTTTCACGCTCTACTCTGGAGTAACCCTTGCATCACATCCTCACCATCAGGAGAGAACATGTTTTATGCCAGCAGTTATTGTTTAACATGTGTTCACTGATTGGTGTGAGGGTATTACAGTGTAATTTTGACATTTGGGTTGCGTGTGCAGGAGCGGGTTGGAACAAGATGATATGAGGATCCTGTACAAGTATCTGACCACCTCACTGTTCCCCAGGCACTCAGAACCAGAGGTAGGTGGGTGGTAGAGGGTTGAAATGAGTAGCCGAAGAAAGCTTGATTGATACATTTACAGAAAAACAAGATTGCGTAATAGATTGATCAAAGAAAATGATAATTTTGTTGAATTAGATGTCGGAAAAGAGCATCACTGCCAACTTCAGTGCATGATTAATTTCCTTTAATAAGATAATATTTTTATAGTTAACTTGGTGGAACACTTTGTGTTCATGATCCATGTGTTTTGTTGCATGTCTTTGCCAAATGTGGATTAAAGTTCCTAATATTTCCTTCACTTCTATTGTATGATCTCTAATACTGGCATTACAGACATCCCAGTACAGTAGTGAAGTGTGAGCAGTAACTAAACCAAAGCATGTTTGTATGTGTTCTTCTCTCTCGTCTCAGTTGGCTGGCAGGGACTCTCCCCTGAGGCCAGAAGTTGCAGGAAATCTTTTGCACTATGGGAGGTAAATTCCTGGTTCCGTCTGTGTGCCGGCTGTTTAAAATGTTCATATTAGCAGAGCTGCAGTCTGGAGAGTAATGTCCGTGCAGTAATGTCATGTGTGGGTCAGCATGTCCCAGACACACATCAGGAAGCGTACGGTGGATTTGCACATCAACGTTTGGATTCAGATGCATGTCAATGTGCTGCCATCATGTGATTTTCACCCACTAGCAAATAAATTGGATAAGGAGTTAACCCCCTTGGTTAATATATTATAGTGTTTAGGCTTAGATTAAAGTTGAACtgctgtaatctgattactggaAACCTAACATGTGACAGGAAACACagctttattaaatataatattgtTAAGAATAGCTGCAAGTCAAGTTTTAAAGGGTTTCAAAAACCCCTCATTAGTTCAGAAATCTGTTTGACCATAATTGAACAGATACACTAAGCCAGTGACTGTAAATACTAAGGTTTTGCATCTTatctaatattattattaatttcacTTCAGGgctaaataaaatattcttgaaaTGAATTTTGAATGAGGGCATAATAGTCATATTGTGCTCAGCTCAGCTCTAAAATTGGCTAAATATTATCtaatctaaaaaaataaaaatgcttatTGCAATCTTTTTTCAAACAACGTTACATTCCTTTGGAGATCCAGTAAACAAAGTTTTCctcttgtgttttttaatgAGCCACAAGGTTCTGTGAATATTAACCCAGCTCTTCCCTCATCTTCCCTCTCAGGTTTTTAACTGGACCTACCAATCTTAAAGATCCAGAGGCCAAAATCAGATTTCCAAAAATATTTGTCACTGCAGAAGATGGCTCAGAGGAGCTGCATCTGATTGTTTATAAGGTGAGATTCATTAAACATATTGCCTTTAGATTGACTTGCTTCTCTTGATCTATTCGCTTGCAAGGCATTTTAACTGcattcaaaatatttttttactttttgtttctttttaagtaCATTTATGACACATTAGATTGATTCCTGACCTTTGCAAATTACTAAACTGCGCTAATCTGACCTTTTTCAGGCAATGAGCGCTGCAGCTTGTTTTATGATCAGCGGTAAGTGTACGCTCCTTCACGTACAAGTTGTAGCTAACTTTCATTTCCCTTTTCATGAAAATTCATATAAAGTCGCAtccatttttagatttttctgCTCATATAAAATTAAGtgtatgtttttctttccatGCTGCATATTACCCAACTtccctctcttctccttctcgTTCCAGCCTCCGTGGAGCTGACGAGGGACTTCTGTGAGCAGCTGGACGGCTTGGTGGGCCCTCAGCTGACTTTGCTGGCATCGGATATATGTGAACAGTTCACCATAAACCGCAGAATATCTGGGTTGGTAGAGAATTTACCACCGAATTGATCTGAAGAGGGAATTTTTCAGTTTTAGTGCAGTTTTAATCACAATTAGAATACTTAACATCTTATCTGGCCTTTAAATATGAATTTAGGGTTAAGGACAAAATCTTCATCTTTATCCATtcaaatcttttcatttttctgctatatTTTAAAGTAAAGTTCAGTTTATCCATAGTAATTGGAGAAGAGATTTGTTCTGTCATTTGTTTGGAATAACTCTGCCTAGCTGGCAGTGATGGACAAGACTCTAATATCAGTGATATCGTCATGGCACTAGTCAGGAGTAACTTAAGAAGACCAGCATTAAGGACTGGCATCCTGCTCTGCACTTCTTTAACCCCAGCAGTTAGCTTCAGATAAATCCTGGCCTGTAATGCAGCACCGGCCCGGGCGATTTGATGGGCTCCTTGTAATCAACTTAGTGAAGAGTCCACTGAATAAATAACGAGATTCCAAATTCCTCCGCTGGCGTGCAAGTCTGCGTCCTGAATTTGTCATCTGGTAGTTGCACACACCGtcgctttaaaaaataaataaataaaacattcaccCACCTGTTCAGGGACGTAATCATGGTATTATTTATCGCTCAAATTGAATGTCCCCATCTGTTCTTAATGTAGGAGGACTGGTGGATATAATTAATTCAGATGAGTAGCAATCgcacatgaaaaataaaacccTTTAAAATCCCTAAATCCCAGTTCTTCACAAgatcaaggttaaaaaaaaaccggAGGGATTATGCAATGCCTTAGATTCACATTGCTCCTGACTTTGCTCacctaaatgtttttttcatttaatttattattgtttgtttgttttttatgtctctTCAGTCCAGAGAAGGAGCCCCAGTTTAAGTTCATCTACTTCAACCACATGAACCTGGCAGAAAAGAGCACCATCCATATGAGGAAGACGGCCAGTGTTTGTCTGACCTCTGTCCATCCTGACCTCATGAAGATCCTGGGAGACATCAACTGTGACTTCGCAAGGTACAGCAAAGAACACTGACAGCACTGATCAGCTGTAGTAATTCAAATTGATTTTGAATTGGTTTTAAAAAGTGCCTCATACAGGgatgctttaaaggggacctattatgaaaaacacgttttctcttgctttaacatataaagtggtctcccctcagcctgccaactcagagaaggaggaaaggaaccaaattctgcagtgtctgtacagccgcccggatgagccgtccagtgtgatgtggcttctacgagccgttcagattctgctcccgtcgttacgtaacgaaaattagatttacataggttggcctccgatgcgtgaaaccacgcccacaactaactccgccggccggagcttccgcc is a window from the Cololabis saira isolate AMF1-May2022 chromosome 19, fColSai1.1, whole genome shotgun sequence genome containing:
- the ccz1 gene encoding vacuolar fusion protein CCZ1 homolog; translated protein: MLMISPKMASGMQEKQYTPSLLNFFIYNPTFGPREGEEEKKILFYHPSEVEKNEKIRNVGLCEAIVQFTRTFCPTKPAKSLHTQKNRQFFFEAEENFWIVMVVRNPMIEKPNKDGKPPTIEYQEEEILDTVYGAVVRQCYSMYKLFNGTFGRAMEAGGVELLIQKLEKFFYRYLQTLHLQSCDLLDVFGGISFFPLDKMTYLKIQSFVNRVEESLSLIKYTAFLYNDQLIWSGLEQDDMRILYKYLTTSLFPRHSEPELAGRDSPLRPEVAGNLLHYGRFLTGPTNLKDPEAKIRFPKIFVTAEDGSEELHLIVYKAMSAAACFMISASVELTRDFCEQLDGLVGPQLTLLASDICEQFTINRRISGPEKEPQFKFIYFNHMNLAEKSTIHMRKTASVCLTSVHPDLMKILGDINCDFARVDEDEEIIVKAMTDYWVVGKKSDQRELYVILNQKNANLIEVNEEVKRLCATQFNNIFFLD